From one Peredibacter starrii genomic stretch:
- a CDS encoding FecR family protein, which produces MKVMILIALSLMCASALAASKVAVVKLMRGEASVLTLGKTTPLKVDDWVEDGAVVKTADKSFVKLIFVDKSSMNVGPNSEMKIESFSGKDSGVIDLVKGKIRSQVTKDYLQINKDKSKLFIKTQNAVMGVRGTDFMISTNGVNTSTVLFEGEIVFNKLENRREMNTTRLEEIVDRGVRMFPGEFSVMDATRALPTVPALLNIQQHEKLEKNKEFDAASSPVKQSVTATVVPAGLSGQQVSNTSGILKTEVSKIASTDTNHGSASSAEAKGYVKGDAFKPANGSVIDPESGKIIQPGPKSTLDVNTNTYTNQVVIDEGGNIAPNTQERAPSSDGPKPPVGGNPPGSPKPENTPTPDDPAPPEDGDQKPNPDLPPMPGPGPQPPQPLPLPPNQLPPMGGTCLGGGICGASDPTRLASPFTDTTIIIKP; this is translated from the coding sequence ATGAAAGTCATGATTTTAATCGCTCTATCTCTTATGTGTGCGAGTGCATTGGCAGCTTCGAAAGTTGCAGTCGTTAAACTCATGCGGGGTGAGGCGAGTGTGCTTACTCTAGGTAAGACAACTCCATTAAAAGTAGATGACTGGGTGGAAGACGGTGCAGTTGTTAAAACGGCCGATAAAAGTTTTGTGAAACTTATTTTCGTTGATAAGTCTTCGATGAACGTAGGTCCAAACTCTGAAATGAAAATCGAATCGTTCTCTGGGAAAGACTCAGGTGTAATTGATCTTGTGAAAGGTAAGATTCGTTCGCAAGTGACGAAAGACTATCTTCAGATTAATAAGGATAAATCTAAGCTCTTCATTAAAACTCAGAACGCTGTAATGGGTGTGCGTGGTACGGATTTCATGATTTCTACGAACGGCGTGAATACATCGACAGTACTGTTTGAAGGGGAGATTGTATTTAACAAATTAGAAAACCGTCGTGAGATGAATACAACTCGTCTGGAAGAGATTGTGGATCGTGGTGTACGCATGTTCCCAGGGGAGTTCTCAGTCATGGATGCAACGAGGGCCCTTCCAACTGTTCCGGCACTATTAAACATTCAACAACATGAAAAATTAGAGAAGAACAAAGAGTTTGATGCTGCTTCATCACCTGTGAAACAAAGTGTGACTGCGACAGTTGTTCCTGCTGGACTAAGCGGACAGCAGGTTAGTAACACGAGTGGTATTTTGAAAACTGAGGTTTCGAAAATCGCTTCTACAGATACAAATCATGGTTCAGCTTCTTCTGCTGAAGCAAAAGGGTATGTTAAAGGGGATGCTTTTAAACCGGCCAACGGTTCAGTGATTGATCCAGAGTCTGGAAAAATTATTCAGCCAGGTCCGAAAAGTACATTGGACGTAAACACTAATACCTATACGAATCAAGTCGTTATAGATGAGGGTGGAAACATTGCGCCTAATACTCAGGAAAGAGCACCGTCATCGGATGGTCCAAAACCACCTGTTGGGGGAAATCCTCCTGGTTCTCCTAAACCGGAGAATACTCCGACTCCAGATGATCCGGCACCGCCTGAGGATGGAGATCAGAAACCAAACCCTGATCTACCGCCAATGCCAGGTCCAGGGCCGCAGCCTCCACAACCTCTGCCATTGCCACCAAATCAACTTCCGCCTATGGGTGGGACTTGTTTAGGAGGTGGAATTTGTGGGGCCAGTGATCCTACTCGTTTAGCGTCGCCGTTTACTGACACGACGATTATTATTAAACCGTAA
- a CDS encoding tetratricopeptide repeat protein, with protein MKFLAWMLILGVSLSVYAQEVSQEITDATKTSTYQTAAKLFGEGKYQATTEELSNLEKNESSKSKLGFIHYWKGICFNRLQDFGESINSFKAALSYSYAPQDLHYEYGQALFAAEKLPEARLQFRESVKRKFKRGVSLYYIGYISKEMGERKKAFTFFKAIDKLPPEEAIEVKQASEMQIGDIYLEQVEKHPDAFKSVETIVIPQYEKALAISPESALGTTVREKITTLQRKYDLILFTLRNGRPALIPPYFIRAAQEFGQDTNVTFAPADTTISSSKQASMYSKTDLMGRYTFYHRDYFSIAPSSASVKPTILTVCPKSIATIICSSLRRSEQLMSTPFGRNLRPS; from the coding sequence ATGAAGTTTTTAGCATGGATGCTAATTCTGGGCGTGAGCTTGTCTGTTTACGCGCAAGAAGTTTCTCAAGAGATTACAGATGCTACGAAGACTTCCACTTATCAAACTGCTGCGAAGCTATTTGGGGAAGGTAAGTATCAGGCAACGACTGAAGAACTTAGTAATCTTGAAAAAAATGAAAGTTCGAAATCCAAACTTGGATTTATTCACTACTGGAAAGGCATTTGTTTCAATCGACTCCAGGATTTCGGTGAATCGATCAATAGTTTCAAAGCGGCCCTGAGTTATAGTTATGCCCCTCAAGATCTTCACTATGAATATGGCCAGGCCTTATTTGCGGCCGAAAAGTTACCTGAGGCACGTCTTCAATTCCGTGAATCTGTAAAGCGCAAGTTCAAACGAGGAGTTTCCCTCTATTATATTGGGTATATTTCTAAAGAAATGGGTGAACGTAAGAAAGCCTTCACTTTTTTCAAGGCCATCGATAAACTTCCACCAGAAGAAGCAATTGAAGTGAAACAAGCTTCTGAAATGCAAATTGGTGACATCTACCTCGAACAAGTTGAAAAACATCCTGACGCTTTTAAGTCGGTAGAAACGATTGTTATTCCACAATATGAAAAAGCTCTCGCAATAAGTCCTGAATCTGCATTAGGCACTACTGTTCGCGAAAAAATCACAACACTGCAACGGAAATACGATCTGATTCTCTTTACATTAAGAAATGGTCGACCAGCATTGATTCCTCCATACTTTATTCGTGCTGCACAGGAATTTGGTCAAGATACAAACGTGACATTTGCCCCCGCAGACACAACGATTTCATCATCCAAACAGGCCTCTATGTACTCAAAAACGGATTTAATGGGTCGTTATACTTTTTATCATCGCGATTACTTTAGTATTGCCCCGAGTTCCGCTTCAGTAAAACCTACTATTTTAACCGTGTGCCCGAAATCTATCGCAACGATAATATGTTCTTCGCTCCGGCGCTCCGAACAGCTTATGAGCACACCATTTGGAAGAAACCTGCGGCCTTCTTAG